A stretch of the Comamonas testosteroni TK102 genome encodes the following:
- a CDS encoding universal stress protein — MLKIMLAVDGSDVALEAVRHGIKLLRSGLDAHFVIAHVQKEASLLELATTDSDLIANASIEAGMDLVAPAQDLLKEAGASYEVEISLGEEANTLIDIAESNECDQIIIGATGQSGLGSILIGSVSREVARHSRLPVTIVKMPEVAELDESSDEEADD; from the coding sequence ATGCTCAAGATCATGCTTGCGGTGGATGGATCGGATGTCGCGCTTGAGGCCGTACGCCACGGCATCAAGCTTTTGCGGAGCGGACTGGATGCTCACTTTGTGATAGCTCATGTGCAGAAGGAGGCATCGCTGCTGGAGCTTGCAACCACAGATTCCGACCTGATCGCCAACGCCAGCATCGAAGCCGGCATGGATCTGGTGGCACCGGCTCAGGATCTGCTCAAGGAAGCCGGAGCTTCCTACGAGGTGGAGATCAGCCTGGGCGAAGAGGCGAATACCTTGATCGATATTGCCGAGAGCAATGAATGCGATCAGATCATCATCGGCGCCACGGGCCAGAGCGGACTGGGCAGCATTCTGATCGGCTCGGTTTCACGCGAGGTGGCCAGGCACAGCCGTCTGCCGGTGACGATCGTGAAAATGCCGGAAGTCGCTGAGCTGGATGAAAGCTCCGACGAGGAAGCGGACGACTGA
- a CDS encoding MarR family winged helix-turn-helix transcriptional regulator — translation MDKHHLDSSIDMPDTPGREAGLSDSDHQAVRLWLRLLTCSTQIEQVIRSQLRTEFSTTLPRFDYLAQLSRFPKGLRMKTLSEYLMVTGGNVTGLTDQLVAEGWVERVADEEDRRAMIVRLTRMGRKQFKAMATAHEQWLQQLLAPLDSESASDLYKQLGKLRQVLSLSEGA, via the coding sequence ATGGACAAACACCATCTGGACTCTTCCATCGATATGCCGGACACCCCTGGCCGCGAGGCTGGTCTGTCTGACTCCGACCATCAGGCCGTTCGCCTGTGGCTGCGCCTGCTGACCTGCAGCACGCAGATCGAGCAAGTCATACGCAGCCAGCTGCGCACGGAATTCAGCACCACCCTGCCTCGCTTCGACTATCTGGCCCAGCTCAGCCGCTTTCCGAAGGGGCTGCGCATGAAGACCTTGTCGGAATATCTGATGGTGACCGGAGGCAATGTGACGGGGCTGACCGATCAGCTGGTCGCCGAAGGCTGGGTGGAGCGCGTGGCCGACGAAGAAGATCGACGCGCCATGATCGTTCGGCTGACGCGCATGGGCAGAAAGCAGTTCAAGGCCATGGCCACCGCCCATGAGCAGTGGCTGCAGCAGTTGCTGGCACCGCTGGACAGCGAAAGTGCCAGCGATCTCTACAAACAGCTGGGCAAGCTCAGACAGGTACTGAGCTTGTCAGAAGGTGCCTGA
- a CDS encoding DUF3047 domain-containing protein, with amino-acid sequence MRFHSQTFVQRKPSPSRIWLAAALATVISTLAVPGLAQGSGIPAFSQMPPGPLGGPWHFATLPNKNPTAFNVVDQNGGHVLRVSTHDAYGNMVHTLHQAAAPDLQLQWRWRVDQLIDKADIKTRAGDDAALKLCVSFDFDKSQLSFGERAKLRLGRISTGEDIPAETLCYVWDNKQPVGTVMHNAFTHRMRYIVLQSGDAHKGQWVTEQRHLSADYQQAFGDESQAMPTIIGVTVSADSDNTHGEGLAYMGDIRLAP; translated from the coding sequence ATGCGGTTTCACTCTCAGACCTTTGTCCAGCGCAAACCTTCGCCTTCGCGGATCTGGCTTGCGGCAGCGCTCGCCACCGTCATCTCCACCCTGGCTGTCCCTGGCCTGGCACAGGGCAGCGGTATTCCTGCTTTTTCGCAAATGCCGCCGGGCCCGCTGGGCGGGCCCTGGCACTTTGCCACCCTGCCCAACAAGAACCCGACAGCCTTCAATGTGGTGGACCAGAATGGCGGACATGTGCTGCGCGTGAGCACACATGACGCTTACGGCAATATGGTGCACACCCTCCACCAGGCTGCCGCGCCCGATCTGCAGCTTCAGTGGCGCTGGCGCGTGGATCAGCTGATCGACAAGGCCGATATCAAAACCAGGGCTGGCGACGATGCGGCGCTCAAGCTCTGCGTGTCCTTCGACTTTGACAAATCGCAGCTGAGCTTTGGCGAACGGGCCAAGCTGCGCCTGGGCAGAATCAGCACCGGCGAGGACATCCCGGCCGAGACCCTGTGCTATGTCTGGGACAACAAACAGCCCGTGGGCACGGTCATGCACAACGCGTTCACACATCGCATGCGTTACATCGTGCTGCAAAGCGGTGACGCACACAAAGGCCAGTGGGTGACGGAGCAGCGCCATCTCTCCGCCGACTACCAGCAGGCCTTTGGCGACGAATCCCAGGCCATGCCCACCATCATCGGCGTCACCGTCTCGGCAGACTCGGACAACACCCATGGCGAAGGACTTGCCTACATGGGTGATATCCGGCTCGCGCCCTGA
- a CDS encoding DUF2145 domain-containing protein — protein MIKEPTNVVHAMAPAQRTGMPIPGPVVLALGAALIAWAGSAQAGRSCEDRPLTADVMAKGLNLAARTAKALDAEFQKNGTQVVLLARQGQDLSKYDLKYSHYGWAYRTPAGPWRVAHKLNECGTASGHIYRQGLGEFFLDDMWRYEAAIQIPTPAVQQALLKFLSAPTVLRLQNEPYSMVSYVWSSKYQQSNQWATETLAAAMEPAAIQNRAQAQAWLQAKGYEPSALIIRAFSRLGGRMTAANIAFDDHPNEKRFASRIETVTVDSVTQWLQRTQLASAVRTVQ, from the coding sequence ATGATCAAGGAACCGACAAACGTTGTACACGCCATGGCACCCGCTCAACGCACCGGCATGCCCATTCCCGGCCCTGTGGTGCTGGCACTGGGCGCTGCGCTGATTGCCTGGGCAGGCTCGGCCCAGGCCGGCCGCAGCTGTGAGGACCGGCCGCTGACTGCCGATGTCATGGCCAAGGGGCTGAATCTGGCTGCGCGTACCGCCAAGGCGCTGGATGCCGAGTTTCAGAAGAACGGCACCCAGGTCGTGCTGCTGGCGCGGCAAGGACAGGACTTGAGCAAATACGATCTCAAGTATTCCCACTATGGCTGGGCTTACAGAACACCCGCCGGCCCCTGGCGCGTGGCGCACAAGCTCAATGAGTGCGGCACTGCATCCGGCCATATCTACCGCCAGGGCCTGGGCGAGTTCTTTCTTGACGATATGTGGCGCTACGAAGCCGCCATTCAGATCCCGACGCCGGCGGTGCAGCAGGCCTTGCTCAAGTTCCTGAGCGCTCCCACGGTGCTGCGCCTGCAAAACGAACCCTACAGCATGGTCAGCTATGTCTGGAGCAGCAAGTACCAGCAGTCGAACCAATGGGCCACCGAGACGCTGGCCGCGGCCATGGAGCCGGCGGCGATTCAGAATCGCGCACAGGCTCAGGCCTGGCTGCAGGCCAAGGGTTACGAGCCCAGCGCGCTCATCATTCGCGCGTTCTCGCGATTGGGCGGGCGCATGACGGCAGCCAATATCGCGTTTGACGATCATCCGAATGAAAAGCGATTTGCCAGCCGCATCGAGACGGTGACCGTGGACTCCGTGACCCAGTGGTTGCAGCGCACGCAACTCGCATCGGCCGTGCGCACTGTGCAATGA
- the tgt gene encoding tRNA guanosine(34) transglycosylase Tgt translates to MLQFDLLKTDPNSHARRGTLTLNHGKVQTPIFMPVGTYGTVKGVMPRSLEEMGAQIILGNTFHLWMRPGLDIMKSFGGLHDFEKWDKPILTDSGGFQVWSLGAMRKITEEGVHFQSPVNGDKLFMSPEVSMQIQTILNSDIVMQLDECTPYETNGKKTTEAEARKSMEMSRRWAKRSKEEFQRLENPNALFGIVQGGMYTNLREESLQGLLEIDFPGYAVGGVSVGEPKDEMLEIMAHTPHLLPANKPRYLMGVGTPEDLVQGVADGVDMFDCVMPTRNARNGTIFTRYGDLKIRNARHKVDHQPIDTTCTCHACAGKSGVSWDDGGRDGFSRAYLHHLDRCGEMLGPMLTTIHNLHYYLNLMQEIRNALDAGTFTEFRARFKADRARGV, encoded by the coding sequence ATGCTGCAGTTTGACCTTCTCAAGACCGACCCGAACAGCCACGCGCGCCGTGGCACCTTGACGCTTAACCACGGCAAGGTTCAGACCCCCATCTTCATGCCCGTGGGCACCTATGGCACCGTCAAGGGCGTAATGCCGCGCAGCCTCGAAGAAATGGGCGCACAGATCATCCTGGGCAATACCTTCCATCTGTGGATGCGTCCCGGCCTGGACATCATGAAGTCCTTCGGCGGTCTGCACGACTTCGAGAAGTGGGACAAGCCCATCCTGACCGACTCGGGGGGCTTCCAGGTCTGGTCGCTGGGCGCCATGCGCAAGATCACCGAAGAAGGCGTGCATTTCCAGAGCCCCGTGAATGGCGACAAGCTGTTCATGTCGCCCGAGGTCAGCATGCAGATCCAGACGATTCTGAATTCGGACATCGTCATGCAACTCGACGAGTGCACGCCCTACGAGACCAACGGCAAGAAGACCACCGAGGCCGAAGCACGCAAGTCCATGGAGATGAGCCGTCGCTGGGCCAAGCGCTCCAAGGAGGAGTTCCAGCGCCTGGAGAACCCCAATGCCCTGTTCGGCATTGTGCAAGGCGGCATGTACACCAATCTGCGCGAGGAATCGCTGCAGGGTCTGCTGGAAATCGATTTCCCCGGCTATGCCGTGGGCGGCGTCTCCGTGGGCGAGCCCAAGGACGAGATGCTGGAGATCATGGCCCACACGCCGCATCTGCTGCCCGCCAACAAGCCGCGCTACCTGATGGGCGTGGGTACGCCCGAAGACCTGGTGCAAGGCGTTGCCGACGGCGTGGACATGTTTGACTGCGTGATGCCTACCCGCAATGCACGCAACGGCACCATCTTCACGCGCTACGGCGATCTGAAGATCCGCAACGCCCGTCACAAGGTGGATCACCAGCCCATAGACACTACCTGCACCTGCCATGCCTGTGCCGGCAAGAGCGGCGTGAGCTGGGACGATGGTGGTCGCGACGGCTTCAGCCGCGCCTATCTGCACCACCTGGACCGCTGCGGCGAAATGCTGGGCCCCATGCTGACCACCATCCACAACCTGCACTATTACCTGAACCTGATGCAGGAAATCCGCAATGCGCTCGACGCGGGCACGTTTACCGAGTTCCGCGCCCGCTTCAAGGCCGATCGCGCACGCGGGGTCTAA
- a CDS encoding enoyl-CoA hydratase family protein codes for MSEYAIDPALQAGNHKPLAGYQATHFLWQVADGVATITLNRPERKNPLTFDSYAELRDLFHQLKWAQDVKAVVLVGAGGNFCSGGDVHEIIGPLVALKAPELLMFTRMTGELVKAMRACPQPIIAAIDGVCAGAGAIMAMASDMRLGTARSKTAFLFNRVGLAGCDMGACAMLPRIIGQGRASELLYTGRSLGGEEGERWGFLNRLCEPESVLAEAQKLAADLAAGPSFANGITKTMLHQEWAMTLEQAIEAEAQAQALCMLTEDFSRAYHAFVAKQKPVFQGN; via the coding sequence ATGAGCGAATACGCAATCGACCCAGCGCTGCAAGCTGGCAACCACAAGCCGCTGGCCGGCTATCAGGCCACGCATTTCCTGTGGCAGGTGGCAGATGGTGTGGCCACCATCACCCTCAATCGCCCCGAGCGCAAGAATCCGCTGACGTTTGATTCCTATGCGGAGCTGCGCGACCTGTTTCACCAGCTCAAGTGGGCGCAGGACGTGAAGGCGGTGGTGCTGGTCGGCGCCGGCGGCAATTTCTGCTCGGGTGGCGATGTGCATGAAATCATCGGTCCGCTGGTCGCACTCAAGGCCCCCGAGCTTTTGATGTTCACCCGCATGACGGGCGAGCTGGTCAAGGCCATGCGTGCCTGCCCCCAGCCCATCATTGCTGCAATCGATGGCGTATGTGCGGGGGCTGGGGCCATCATGGCCATGGCCTCGGACATGCGCCTGGGCACCGCGCGCAGCAAGACTGCCTTCCTGTTCAACCGCGTGGGGCTGGCGGGCTGCGACATGGGGGCCTGCGCCATGCTGCCGCGCATCATTGGCCAGGGGCGTGCCAGCGAGCTGCTCTATACGGGACGCAGCCTGGGTGGCGAGGAGGGCGAGCGCTGGGGCTTCCTCAACCGTCTGTGCGAACCCGAGAGCGTGCTGGCCGAGGCGCAGAAGCTGGCTGCCGACCTGGCTGCCGGCCCCAGCTTTGCCAACGGCATTACCAAGACCATGCTGCACCAGGAATGGGCCATGACCCTAGAGCAGGCCATCGAAGCCGAAGCCCAGGCCCAGGCCCTGTGCATGCTGACCGAGGACTTCTCGCGTGCCTATCACGCGTTCGTGGCCAAGCAAAAGCCCGTTTTTCAAGGAAACTGA
- a CDS encoding GGDEF domain-containing protein, with product MTEASSPKQTPSLQTTAPQAWTVALALGCMVFVAALLGILGRPLGFFSAIWPANALLLGVLLHKPGWLRPGSILAVSAGYIAADLLTGSRLDVAVLLSMANMAGVGTAWALMHRQSRATLFMQRQSSALLLFVGSGMGALAAAILGGPVVTAVFGTPHWQAFSMWLSSEWLNYMTFLPVVLAWPTRKQPAPNWTEPTPMRRVLPLLSVIALETISYWIKGPGSLAFSLPALIWCALSYRIFSLTLITAALCLSSIIFISLGTLEFTPAHFLEALSFRMGLCMLVLGPLAVAGSHMARNELMQKLSHAVNHDFLTDALARGAFLKQGQRILERCRQDGQPFAILMLDLDHFKQINDSFGHAGGDQLLRSFCQTLTQVLRAQDIVGRMGGEEFAVALPKVNAAAAQEIAKRINRAIRELRVPMDDQLMSATVSIGLIHTDRLQAHQSLDLLLQDADQALYEAKAAGRDRVSSQLC from the coding sequence ATGACCGAAGCTTCCTCACCCAAGCAAACGCCTTCGTTGCAGACCACCGCCCCCCAGGCATGGACGGTCGCGCTCGCCCTGGGGTGCATGGTGTTCGTGGCGGCCTTGCTCGGTATCCTGGGACGTCCTCTGGGATTTTTCTCGGCGATCTGGCCGGCCAACGCGCTCTTGCTGGGGGTGCTTCTGCACAAGCCTGGCTGGCTGCGTCCTGGCTCGATCCTGGCGGTCTCGGCAGGCTATATCGCTGCGGATCTGCTGACAGGCAGCCGGCTGGATGTCGCAGTCCTGCTGAGCATGGCGAATATGGCGGGTGTCGGTACGGCCTGGGCGCTGATGCACAGGCAAAGCCGCGCCACCTTGTTCATGCAGCGCCAGTCTTCCGCCTTGCTGCTCTTTGTCGGCAGCGGCATGGGCGCACTGGCAGCGGCAATACTCGGCGGGCCGGTGGTGACGGCCGTGTTCGGAACACCGCACTGGCAGGCTTTCTCCATGTGGTTGAGCAGCGAATGGCTGAACTACATGACATTTTTGCCCGTTGTTCTGGCCTGGCCGACACGCAAGCAGCCTGCACCGAACTGGACCGAGCCCACCCCCATGCGCCGCGTCCTGCCTTTGCTGTCTGTCATTGCACTGGAAACCATCAGCTACTGGATCAAAGGCCCCGGTTCGCTGGCGTTCTCGCTGCCGGCTCTCATATGGTGCGCGCTGAGCTATCGCATCTTCAGCCTGACGCTGATCACGGCAGCACTTTGCCTGAGCAGCATCATTTTCATTTCGCTGGGCACGCTTGAATTCACACCCGCTCATTTTCTGGAGGCTTTGTCATTTCGCATGGGTCTTTGCATGCTGGTGCTGGGCCCGCTTGCGGTGGCAGGATCGCACATGGCCCGCAACGAGCTGATGCAAAAGCTCAGCCATGCCGTCAACCACGACTTTCTGACCGATGCGCTGGCACGCGGCGCCTTTTTGAAGCAGGGACAAAGAATACTGGAGCGATGCCGCCAGGATGGCCAGCCTTTTGCCATCCTCATGCTGGATCTGGACCATTTCAAGCAGATCAACGACAGCTTCGGCCATGCCGGCGGCGACCAATTGCTGCGCAGCTTCTGCCAGACGCTGACCCAGGTGCTGCGCGCTCAGGACATCGTGGGCCGCATGGGAGGCGAGGAATTCGCCGTGGCTCTACCCAAGGTGAATGCCGCCGCAGCGCAGGAGATTGCCAAGCGTATCAACCGCGCCATCCGGGAGCTGCGCGTTCCCATGGATGACCAGTTGATGAGCGCCACGGTCAGCATAGGCCTGATCCATACCGACCGGCTGCAAGCGCATCAAAGCCTCGATCTGCTGCTGCAGGATGCCGACCAGGCTTTGTATGAGGCCAAGGCGGCCGGGCGCGACCGCGTCAGTTCACAGCTTTGCTGA
- a CDS encoding SDR family NAD(P)-dependent oxidoreductase: MTGDMNDQHALVTGAGQGIGEAIARRLLAQGARVTVLGRRAEPLQKLVEQHPGQCQMVLADVADEEQVAAAFAQAAAFHGDISILVNNAGQASSVPFMKMDAAHWQQMLAVNLTGTMHCIQQVLPAMSASGWGRIVNVASTAGLVGYAYVAGYVAAKHGVVGLTRALALEYARTGITVNAVCPGYTETEIVKTSIDRVVAKTGRTPQQAMAEFVKSNPQGRLVQPQEVADAVQWLCGRGASSITGQAIAVAGGEVM, translated from the coding sequence ATGACAGGCGATATGAACGATCAACATGCGCTGGTGACGGGCGCGGGCCAGGGCATTGGCGAGGCGATTGCGCGCCGGCTGCTGGCCCAGGGCGCCCGCGTTACGGTGCTTGGGCGTCGCGCCGAGCCGCTGCAAAAGCTGGTGGAGCAGCACCCTGGTCAATGCCAGATGGTGCTGGCCGATGTGGCCGATGAAGAACAGGTGGCGGCTGCGTTTGCGCAGGCGGCAGCCTTTCATGGTGACATCAGCATTCTGGTCAACAACGCCGGCCAGGCCAGCAGCGTGCCCTTCATGAAGATGGATGCCGCGCACTGGCAGCAGATGCTGGCGGTCAACCTGACCGGTACCATGCACTGCATTCAGCAGGTGCTGCCAGCCATGTCCGCTTCGGGCTGGGGGCGCATTGTCAATGTGGCCAGCACGGCTGGCCTGGTGGGCTATGCCTATGTCGCTGGCTATGTGGCTGCCAAGCATGGCGTGGTGGGCCTGACACGCGCCCTGGCGCTGGAGTACGCCAGAACCGGGATCACCGTCAACGCCGTCTGCCCTGGCTATACCGAAACCGAGATTGTCAAAACCAGCATAGACCGCGTGGTGGCCAAGACCGGCCGCACACCGCAGCAGGCCATGGCCGAGTTCGTCAAATCCAACCCCCAAGGCCGTCTGGTGCAGCCGCAGGAGGTGGCGGACGCCGTCCAGTGGCTGTGTGGGCGAGGCGCATCAAGCATTACCGGGCAAGCCATCGCCGTCGCCGGTGGCGAAGTCATGTGA
- a CDS encoding acyl-CoA dehydrogenase family protein codes for MADTSYLKWPFFAAHHARLAQSLDAWARQNIAHSHGPDVDAECRQLVKALGEAGWLRHAVAGEAHGGAGEQIDTRAICLIRETLARHSGLADFAFAMQGLGSGAISLAGSEEQKKRYLSRVARGEAISAFALSEPDAGSDVAAMACEARLEGDHYVINGEKTWISNGGIADFYVVFVRTGEAPGSRGLSALIVDADTPGFEVAERIEVIAPHPLARLKFSNCRVPAAQRVGEAGEGFKVAMRTLDVFRTSVAAASLGFARRAMDEALQRATSRKMFGGVLADFQLTQAKLAQMATQIDSAALLTYRAAWLRDQGESVTREAAMAKMTATENAQQVIDAAVQIWGGLGVVSEQPVERLYREIRALRIYEGATEVQQLIIGRDLIKNHG; via the coding sequence ATGGCAGACACCAGCTATCTGAAGTGGCCTTTTTTTGCAGCCCATCACGCTCGTCTGGCCCAGTCGCTGGATGCCTGGGCCAGGCAGAACATTGCGCATTCCCATGGCCCCGATGTGGATGCCGAATGCCGGCAACTGGTCAAGGCCCTGGGCGAAGCCGGCTGGCTGCGGCATGCGGTGGCGGGCGAGGCCCATGGCGGTGCCGGCGAGCAGATCGACACCAGAGCCATCTGCCTGATCCGGGAGACGCTGGCGCGCCACAGCGGTCTGGCCGACTTTGCGTTCGCCATGCAGGGCCTGGGCTCCGGGGCGATCTCTCTGGCGGGTAGCGAAGAGCAGAAAAAGCGCTACCTGAGCCGGGTGGCCAGGGGCGAGGCGATCTCGGCCTTTGCACTGTCCGAGCCCGATGCCGGCTCGGACGTGGCTGCCATGGCCTGTGAGGCCAGACTCGAAGGTGATCACTATGTGATCAACGGCGAGAAGACCTGGATCTCCAACGGCGGCATCGCCGACTTCTATGTCGTTTTTGTGCGCACCGGCGAGGCACCGGGCTCGCGTGGCCTGTCGGCGCTGATCGTGGATGCCGACACACCGGGCTTCGAAGTGGCCGAGCGCATCGAGGTCATCGCACCGCACCCGCTGGCGCGTTTGAAGTTCTCCAACTGCCGCGTGCCTGCAGCGCAGCGTGTGGGCGAGGCCGGTGAGGGCTTCAAGGTGGCCATGCGCACGCTCGATGTGTTCCGCACCTCGGTGGCTGCCGCATCGCTGGGCTTTGCGCGGCGCGCCATGGATGAGGCCTTGCAGCGTGCCACCAGTCGCAAGATGTTCGGCGGGGTGCTGGCCGACTTCCAGCTCACCCAGGCCAAGCTGGCGCAGATGGCCACGCAGATCGACAGCGCAGCGCTGCTGACCTACCGTGCGGCCTGGCTGCGCGATCAGGGCGAGAGCGTGACACGCGAAGCTGCCATGGCCAAGATGACGGCGACGGAAAACGCCCAGCAGGTGATCGATGCGGCCGTACAGATCTGGGGCGGTCTGGGCGTGGTCAGTGAGCAGCCCGTGGAGCGGCTTTACCGGGAGATTCGGGCCCTGCGCATCTACGAAGGCGCGACCGAGGTGCAGCAGCTCATCATCGGGCGTGACCTCATCAAGAACCATGGCTGA
- a CDS encoding bifunctional salicylyl-CoA 5-hydroxylase/oxidoreductase has product MKIVCIGGGPAGLYFALLMKQMNSAHEVTVVERNLPYDTFGWGVVFSDATMDNMRVWDPVTATQVEQAFNHWDDIELLFKGRRIRSGGHGFVGIGRKHLLNILQARCEQLGVNLVFETDVQSDEEYPDADLIIACDGVNSRIRSKYENTFKPDIVTRPNRYIWLGTNKVYEAFTFDFVRTEHGWFQAHIYKFDDQTSTFIVETTEECWKASGLDGADQEQSIAFCEKLFADNLQGEKLMTNARHLRGSAWINFQRVVCDQWWLRNARGSHVVLMGDAVHTAHFAIGSGTKLAIEDAIELARQFKQIGDAVVHIPEVLTAYQEARRVETLRLQNAAWNAMEWFEVCGQRYCDQLEPEQFMYSMLTRSQRISHENLRLRDAAWLDGYERWLAERNGVTTDGKAPPPMFLPYRLRGLTLKNRIVVSPMAQYSAVDGVPGDYHLMHLGARAMGGAGLVFAEMACVSPEGRITPGCPGTYSAQQKQAWKRIADWIHANTDAKFAMQIGHAGAKASTRLAWEGTDLPLEQGNWPIMAASEQQYLQGVSQISRAMTRADMDQVLQQFVQAAQMAADIGVDWLELHCAHGYLLSSFISPLTNHRSDEYGGSLENRLRYPLQVFKAMRAVWPQDRPMSVRISAHDWVPGGITPEDAVEIAKAFKAAGADLIDCSSGQVSKAEKPVFGRMFQTPFADRIRQEAGVATMAVGAISEADHANSIIAAGRADLCAIARPHLANPAWTLTEAAKIGYTPIVWPRQYFQGKRQMEALFEREKAQQASAK; this is encoded by the coding sequence ATGAAGATCGTCTGCATAGGTGGCGGCCCCGCCGGCCTGTATTTCGCGCTGCTGATGAAGCAGATGAACTCTGCGCACGAGGTGACGGTGGTGGAGCGCAACCTGCCCTATGACACCTTCGGCTGGGGCGTGGTGTTCTCCGATGCCACCATGGACAATATGCGCGTCTGGGACCCGGTGACGGCGACGCAGGTCGAGCAGGCCTTCAACCATTGGGACGATATCGAACTGCTGTTCAAGGGACGCAGGATTCGCTCCGGCGGCCATGGCTTTGTGGGGATTGGCCGCAAGCACCTGCTCAACATCCTGCAGGCGCGCTGCGAGCAGCTGGGTGTCAACCTGGTGTTCGAGACCGATGTGCAGAGCGACGAGGAGTATCCGGATGCCGACCTCATCATTGCCTGCGACGGCGTGAACTCCCGCATCCGCAGCAAGTACGAGAACACTTTCAAGCCCGATATCGTCACCCGTCCCAATCGCTACATCTGGCTGGGCACGAACAAGGTCTACGAGGCCTTCACCTTTGATTTCGTGCGCACCGAGCATGGCTGGTTCCAGGCGCATATCTACAAGTTCGACGACCAGACTTCGACTTTCATCGTCGAGACCACGGAGGAATGCTGGAAGGCCAGCGGCCTCGATGGCGCCGACCAGGAGCAGTCCATTGCCTTCTGCGAAAAGCTGTTTGCGGACAATCTGCAGGGCGAGAAGCTGATGACCAATGCGCGACATCTGCGCGGTTCGGCCTGGATCAATTTTCAGCGCGTGGTCTGCGACCAATGGTGGTTGCGCAATGCCAGGGGCAGCCATGTGGTGCTGATGGGCGATGCCGTGCATACGGCGCATTTTGCAATCGGCTCGGGGACCAAGCTGGCGATTGAGGATGCCATCGAGCTGGCGCGCCAGTTCAAGCAGATCGGCGATGCGGTGGTGCATATTCCCGAGGTGCTGACCGCCTACCAGGAGGCGCGTCGTGTGGAGACGCTGCGCCTGCAGAACGCGGCCTGGAATGCGATGGAGTGGTTCGAGGTCTGCGGACAGCGCTACTGCGATCAGCTCGAGCCCGAGCAGTTCATGTACTCCATGCTGACGCGCAGCCAGCGCATCAGTCACGAGAATCTGCGCCTGCGCGATGCCGCCTGGCTGGACGGCTATGAGCGCTGGCTGGCCGAAAGAAATGGCGTGACCACGGATGGCAAGGCGCCGCCGCCCATGTTCCTGCCCTACAGGCTGCGCGGGCTCACGCTCAAGAACCGCATCGTGGTGTCGCCCATGGCCCAGTACTCGGCCGTGGACGGCGTGCCCGGAGACTATCACCTCATGCATCTGGGCGCGCGCGCCATGGGCGGGGCGGGGCTGGTGTTTGCCGAGATGGCCTGTGTCAGCCCCGAGGGGCGCATCACGCCGGGCTGCCCCGGGACTTACTCGGCGCAGCAGAAGCAGGCCTGGAAGCGCATTGCGGACTGGATTCATGCCAATACCGATGCCAAGTTCGCCATGCAGATCGGCCATGCGGGCGCCAAGGCCTCGACGCGGCTGGCCTGGGAAGGTACGGATCTGCCGCTGGAGCAGGGCAACTGGCCCATCATGGCCGCGTCGGAGCAGCAATATCTGCAGGGCGTGAGCCAGATCTCCAGGGCCATGACACGCGCCGATATGGATCAGGTGCTGCAGCAGTTCGTGCAGGCCGCGCAGATGGCGGCCGACATTGGCGTGGATTGGCTGGAGCTGCACTGCGCCCATGGCTATCTGTTATCCAGCTTTATCTCGCCGCTGACCAATCACCGCAGTGATGAATATGGCGGCAGTCTGGAAAACCGTCTGCGCTACCCGCTGCAAGTCTTCAAGGCCATGCGTGCCGTCTGGCCTCAGGACCGGCCTATGTCCGTGCGCATCTCGGCCCATGACTGGGTGCCCGGCGGCATCACCCCCGAAGATGCGGTGGAGATCGCCAAGGCGTTCAAGGCTGCGGGTGCGGACCTGATCGACTGCTCCTCGGGTCAGGTCAGCAAGGCAGAAAAGCCTGTGTTTGGCCGCATGTTTCAGACCCCGTTTGCCGACCGCATTCGCCAGGAGGCCGGTGTTGCGACGATGGCCGTGGGCGCGATCAGCGAGGCCGACCATGCCAACAGCATCATTGCCGCAGGACGTGCCGATCTGTGCGCGATTGCCAGACCGCATCTGGCCAACCCGGCCTGGACGCTGACCGAGGCTGCCAAGATTGGCTACACGCCCATCGTCTGGCCCAGGCAGTACTTCCAGGGCAAGCGCCAGATGGAAGCCTTGTTCGAGCGCGAGAAAGCGCAGCAGGCGTCGGCCAAATGA